Genomic window (Arachis hypogaea cultivar Tifrunner chromosome 13, arahy.Tifrunner.gnm2.J5K5, whole genome shotgun sequence):
GCCCGTCCATATATACCACCCCCTCCTTCGCCAACAATGCGAGATTTGATGGATGAATTGCAAAGCATGAGAGTAATCTCATACTATAGACTCTGCAAACCCACCAATCTATCATATTCACCCCATTCCTCATCTGCCGCAATACCTTCAGTAAATTTTGCCCCATGATAAACTAAATTCCATTGTTCAACTAATTGTTCCAAAGTAACTCTATAATGCCGTGaccctaaatcaaactcaatcagTGGCATTACCTCCTCACCCTCTTCATCAAGTTTGGAACAACATAATTTAAAGtactattaataatattattaatagagaccatttataaactcaacaaactcaaaacattaataatattattaatctattaataatacatattatcATAAAGTTACAgatcaataaaaatttatcaatataagaataatgaagattaaataaaattttatgtagATTAAAATTCAATTACTTGTATAgtatactaataattaaatttacatatattttactcaaaatcattatatataactatatatacaagcaattgaattttaatatacGTAAACTTTTAATTAATCAACACTTATATTGATAAATCTTTATCGATACATAACCATATGACAATATGtattattaatagattaataaCATTATTGATGTTTTGAGTTTGTTGAATTTATAAATGGtctctataatatatatatatatatatatatatatatatatatatatatatatatatatatatatatatatatatatatatatatataaaagatagtgtattttaatgcaaagatattaaatagaattattaatttagttcaaagagataaaagaattaaatttgttattactcaaaaaaagtttactatatatcaaataatgtgttcattagtttctattttattgtgaaaattatctaaatcataatactaatagtatatcatatggttattattattaatgtattaaccatattttaatgtttattatttatacatttaaaagttatatttaaaaattatttatttagcttcataataaatgatatttttaaatttgaataatatattaattagtttgtacttattatactatatattcaataatttattaaaaaataatattaatataatgaataaaaatcatttgaaaaagatattgcttAAAGAATAAGGCCAAATAAACCCCTAACTAATTTGAATTTAGAGACAATTAGACTCCTGTCTATTTTTGAACCTGACACGTCAGTGTTCCGTTCAGACTTGACGGAGAAACACTCACAAGGACCGCGTTGTGTCATGGAAGTAGAGGATAGGAACCGAAATGGATCATTTTTATCTTAAAAGATCGCGTTGTCATTCTGAAAAATGGACAGGGGTTGGGTTGGTAGTTCGCTCATCaaattttgatacaaatttttccaatcactattagaaaaataagatcttttcatcattaaaaattgataattttatgtcgagtgatttaaaaaaaatgatatattgTGTCATAttttttggaaaataaaaaatataaaaatcaaattttgttctaaatttttttatacacatgctaaatatttattcaaatatttttaaaaaaattagatttaatGAATAAACTGTTTGTTATATATGAATGTTTTTTATTTgatacttataaaaaatataatatttattaattttttgtgatatttttaattaattcaaaaattattttattgataacaattttttttcgGCATTTGAATATTTCGAGATTGGTAGGTTTTTTTGTTCTCTTTCCatgtaaaaaagaagagaagagaagagcattGTGGGAAAAAGAGGAGAGAATACCGAATCAGCGTAGACccaaaaaagcaaaagaaataagaaaaaagaaaagagaaatggtCTGGTCTTACGACAGCACCTCCCTCTGACCATAAAAATAGGCCATTTATATAACTCCCGcgttctctcttctcttttacaCCTCTAatcttatttcttttctcttttctgtttctttttcagtttctccTGTTATTGatttcagaagaagaagatgccTGCGACGACAGAGAACAACCACAACCAGGGATCGTTCCTGGGGAGAATAAGCATCAGAAGGAACCAGGTGATGTCGATGTCAATGGACGGCATCCACGACACGGAGTGTGAGGAGATGGAGCTATTTCAGAGGCACGTGGCAGAGAGATTCGCAGAGCTGCTGTCGTGCACAGATGAACCGGAGGCATTCATGTCCATCGGGTGGCTGAGGAAGCTTCTAGACGAGTTTTTGTGTTGTGAGGCAGAGTTCAAGGCTGTAATCCTCATGGGAAGGGACCCATTCCAGATCGCCAAGCCACCTCTCGACAAGCTCCTCCCTGAGCTCCTTGACCGCATCATCAAGTCTCTCGATGTCTGCAATGCCGTCTCCCTCGGAATTGATTCCCTCAGGAACATCCAACGCCTCGCCGAAATCGTCCTCTCTGCCCTCGACCAGACCCTCATCGGAGACGGCCAGGTCCGCCGTGCAAAGAAGGCCCTCTCCACCCTCCTCAGCGCCATGCTCCACGAGGACAAGGACGGCGGCATCACCAAGGGCACCGAGCGCAACCGCTCATTCGGCCGTCGCGGCAACAAGGACAAAGACCGCTCTGCCGCTGCCCCCTTCCGCTCCCTCTCTTGGACCATGCCCAAAAACTGGTCTGCTGCCAAGCAAATTCACGCCATGTCATCCAACCTGGCAGCTCCACGTGGCAATGAGTCGTCTGGCCTTGCCCTCCCTGTTTTTATAATGAACACCGTTTTGGTTTTCATTCTGTGGACATTGGTTGCAGCGCTTCCATGCCAGGAGAGGAGTGGGCTTGGGACCCACTTCCAGATGCCTAGGAATTTGAGCTGGGCCCAGCCCATCACTGCACTTCAGGAGAGGATCTCCGAGGagtggaagaagaaggagaagaaaggtaCGGTGGGGCTATTGGAGGAGATGCAGAAGATGGAGAAGATTGCACAATGGCTCCTTGATTTTGCAGACTCATTCCAGTTCCCTGCCGAGGCTGACAAATTGGAGGAAGTTAAGGCACAAGTGGAGGAGTTGGCTGATATATGCCGGAAGATGGAGGAAGGGTTGGAGCCATTGCAGCTGCAGATTAGAGAGGTCTTCCATAGAGTTGTCAGGACCAGAACTGAGTTCCTTCATGTGTTGGACCAAGCTGCCAAATTGAATATACCCACTTCCTAAACAACTTCCATAACGGCACCCTCTTTTTCActctatcttttctttttccccttatttttcttgtttaaaaGAATCCCCCTTTGTGAACGGCACTTTCAGAACCAACATGGACAGTTCAATGAGGTTGGTTTCTGGGGGTGGGGgttaatttaaaattctttacAAGGTATGGAAAGCATAGTCATTTCCAAAGCTGGTCTTCTTAAtggattattttaatatttcattAACTATGGTAGGCTGCTCTCTACATTTGCCTACATTGTACATCAACATTATAGCTTCTTTTATGGGCTGCTTTACTTCTAAGGGGGATGTCTGCGGCTGCATTTACTAAAAACTTGTTTAATTAGCTGTATCTATTCTTTATTAAtcaattttctatttattttttctagaaCCATGGTATTCTGTTGcgtaaaagaaaaagatgaaaaagatgtTGCTTGGGGTTGGAAGAAAGACATACATCCATCTAGAAATTAAGCAAAAGTTTTCCCCTTATTATATCACTTATTAACAAGCTtactttaacttatatttttctcGTTTAGTTTTAGAGTTCCAAAGGAGCTAGTATTAATTGTCTAGTACATCTGGAAATGATGATATGTTGGTATATTATTATGGCAACTACCCCCATGAAGatgtcaaaaatatatttttatgatgatctttatttaaaaaatgtaacatatttgTTTGGCCACACTTTTATGACATATAAAAATCAAGCCCTACAACTTATCATCTAATAGTCAAAAAGAAATATCTTCATATGATGACAATTATGAAATTTTCATTGGAGTAGCCATCTATTATTAATGACCAGTGGTTGCATGACAATTTCATAGGAACTACGTTGAATAGGCCAGAGGGGAGGTAAGATTGGATCTAAAATTCGTTAAGTTTTCCTCCCATGTACATGTCAACGATGATCATATATTTTAAGCAAAAAATGTGCAGTGATATATTACTATCCACATTTTTTAGTGAAAGTCAGCAATCAAAAGTTTGGAGGGAGCACTAGAGCAATCAACACTCAGCACTAGAAAACAAATTTGAGTGCCTAGTGCAAAATAACTGGATTTCTACATGCCCACTACTACAAAGCTTATACCGAtcgaaagaaaaaatataattatacctTATACTTGGTTCCTCAAGTTGGAGGTTTTATTTATATCAGCATAGCTAGACGTACAAGTCATTAAATGTTTTGCAGAAACCTATCATCCATAATTAActctgaaaaataacaatcaaaATCGAAATGTGATTTCAATAACGTAAATTAAATTAGCAATAGAAtgctaaaaattgacaaaagTTATAGAGTAGGGATTTTGTCATAATTTACAGGTTTTGACTATATTCACTTTATTCAGCAAGTTTGGTAAGTTTGAGAACCATTTCAAAACATGCAGCCTTAGTAGATTAGTTATAGCACAAAATTTCTCTTGTTGTTATTGTTGGCTTGTTGCTATCATCTCTTTGCATTTTGAATTTGTCTTTCATATCAGAATATTTAAACGTATTTCATCTTTGGAATCTTTGCcaacaatgaatcaataatactagCATTTGGCCACGCAATTGCACGAAAAAATCTAATCATTTTTTtcgttaaaatttatattttttatatagaatttataccaaacaaaatttttagtgaaaatacaagttAAAGTATTGATGATGTAAAATTATGTCAAAATAAATCTAAACTCATTATATTCATAATAATAATGactattataaaatattacaacATTCATAATAAATCCGTAAATTAGAAATATACAGAAGAAAAGGCATATTAGAAATCTCCTTGCATGCTTGCAAAGGAGAGAATGTTTGTTACTTTGTTATGTAATGAGAGATTTGGAGAAAGAAGAGTGTAAAACACAAGAAAAAATGGTTTGAGACTTTGAATTGTTTGTGTTTTTTGAAATATTCATTATTGtaatttttatatcaatttttaataggattaaaaattataaatctatTAGTTAGCttagtatataaaatttattgtgtattttttatataaaaatacttttaatttgttatttatcacttttaatattaattaattaaaaaaatataataccaaaatattctccctcaaatttgttACTTGTTAAGTAGATGGTCGGTTAAATTCAATTCTTTATTCTTAGGGAATCTTTTAAGATTTTGTTAGAAAGGGAGATCTTGATTCAATAAACTTGAACAGAAAATTAATAGATTATGATCTAAATATTCTTTCAATgcttacaaaaattatttaaaagaaaaaaatgaatgagaGAAAAAAttaattcacctaaagaaaagagaatacatttagtttattttaattcTGTACCATTTCTGTACTAACTAACTACTATTCTTGCCTTTTATGAATATTGTCCAGGTCTATGATCAAATCAGATATTATTTTCATTGTAATACATTTTCTTCAAAACAGATAAACTAAGTAAGGTCTCAATCAAAATTGATAAATAAGGTCTCAATAAACTTTGCCTCAATATATAAATTTGGTGCATTCTTATAAATTGAGTACAAGAAATAATCTTTAAAGGCCTTATGTAGTAGCAGCAGCTCTCCTCTTCCTTGGTGTAGCTTCTATGTCTAATCATAATAACAATAATCTTTAGAGTCACACATAAACCATAGTTTAATAAATACTAATAGCATGTTAAAATTTTTCTGAAACTAATAATAATCATCATCGTAAAAAAGAAAAGACAATAACATTAGCAATGCAATTAAAATGGTAAAAATgtctaatgaaaaataaaaaaggaaatttAATCCAAAAAAAAAGTACCTTCCGCCTCTATAAGGACTTTTAAAAACCATGATGAGTGTCAATAGGTacttttgaatttgaataattcTTTGTTTGGATTGCTTTCAGATTGACAACTCCTTAAATGCAAACAACTGTGATTAAACCAAAGGGAACTAAATCTATTTATAAACAAATCTAAGTGGATAGAATGCTAGTAGTGTATGATAGCAGATTAGCTTTAATTGTAGATAGAACCAAACCACCCTTTCCAATTTTATTGCTTGGACGAAATAGTCAAGAGACAAGTTTTGGTTCTTTATAAGAATAGAGTCCCACATTTGGATTTCTTAAGTTCTATTCACAAATATATTCAGTTAAAATCTCTACTGGTATTTTTGCTCTTTGGAATATAATGAATGTCATAATTAATGACTACAACCATATCCAATTAAATGTTAACCAAGTTACCTTCATCAATGTTTGGATCTCGTTTTGGTGCAGAAGTTGCCTTCCTACCAATATGAAAGAAAAACAGGTCATAACTGAATGCAATACCCAATTTCACCAGTTTGAATCATAGAATACCGTCAAATTCTTTAAGCAATATAAAATGGTACATGTGAAAAATAAGGCTACAATTTCCACTTAGCAGAGTTGAATAAACATTTTAATGAGTCAAACATTCTCAACAAAGCTCCAGTGAAATTGAAAGAAAGTAccaatataaaaagttaaaacagAAATAGAATCTCCTATTTTGCTACTTAGGCTGAGTTAACTGATTTGACTAATCTGAATATAAAGAAGTTGTCTCAAAAACTAAATGGTCAAAGGATCAGCTCCAAATTGTTCAATATAGAAAAAACTACATAACAATTCAAGCACGTATGAAAATGCATTCATGTAAACCCTATAAAATAGTGAAATACTTTCTATATGCCACAGAACTCTATATCATGCACAACTATATCAAATAGTCTTTTCAGGTAGGGAAGCCTCATTGTACCATCACATAAGAAATGGCAAGAATTCCTTATCAAATTGCGAATTGTACCAAACCTTCACCTTCAGCAATAGTAGAAAGGAGGACCAGAGGCCAGACTTACATAGCCATAGAGTCAGAGGAAAACAGAACAGAGCAAAAATAaatcaagaaataaagaaaagaaagtaagccccacaaacaaaaagaaataactaGAGATGCCAAAAAATGTCAACCAGTAGCacaaaattgttataaaaaaaaaaccacttTACTTTTTCTTTCCCTTAGCATAATATGTTAAAGAGTTTTCATATAACCGAATGAGTCTCACTTTATCATCAAAGGCTTAATTTTATTCTGTAATACTTAAGACAAAAAAGATTTTGCAATAATTCAGTATATTACctttaaaatatttctttttcacTCTCTCATTAAcaacaatcatagagaagcaaaaatatattcagaaaaataaaaaatagtaatcaGACTTTATAATTAGAAGAAGTAGCTAAAAGTGGCCATATCTTGAAGAATAAATGCAAAGGATCAATTCTAGACCTGACCCAAAGCTACCTCTAATCATATACACACCCAGCACACAGAGAGCAGCCACTAAGGTCTAAAAAGAGCACGAACAATTGAAGAAACAATGaattaaacaaacaaatttgGGTTCCAATAAAAAATTAGCACCAAATAAATTCTTAATGAATTTCAACAACCATAGCTAATTTTAATGACACGAAGGAGCGCAATTGGAACCCCAACGAAACCTACAGAAcccataaaaaaaaaactcaatctgGTAACCTCAACTTCTTCCATACAATTAGAAGATTCACATATGGAAAAGATTCACAATAAATCAATACTCGATGCAAAATTAAATCTACCGACAAAAGGCATAAGGATAATAACATTTCCAAAGAAACTTTAGAATATACTAATATAGTACTGAAAGATTTCATGcataaatttaatttcaattaaaaaatctAGTTCTAACTCTCCACGTAATAAAACCTAACCTATTTTGGTTGGAAAAAATCCGAATTGAAGCATAATCCAAAAGTATATAATCATGTAGCGCATCCTTTAATATCATTCGACACACTccatcatttttaaattttaaaattgatatatTCTCTATGTCCTGGTGTTTCTATACAAAACTAAAAAGAGATTTTAAAGTAACTATTATGTTACAACCATCAAAACCTAAGCCTGCCCTTTCTAACGAATTGATTAATTACCAAGCTTTTCATTTCActaaataagtattatttaatccaccaaataagataaaaaaaagtctAATTACCCTAATCACCATTTGGCATTTTGATACCTGATTTTCATATTTAGTAATTCAATCATGAAAGGCCACCAAATTATGTgtttaaaattatcataaaaatagtataaaagtaaattatttaaTGCAATTAACCTGTTAAAAGCCAATTAATAttcaaaaagaaaatttcaaaccAAATTCAAGATTTACTCCAAaataagcaaataaataaatgcaAAAATAAGATACTGTTTTGCAAATCAGCCTGACATTGGTTTGTGGAATCTTGCACAATTCACAAAAACTTTCTGAGTTGCTCAATTAATAAATGAGAAAGAGGCAAATTATGCGATAAAAAGGTAGCAATAATACTTGCATGTATATTCCAAATTTCCTTATACAAAATACTATTATTATAAGTCATAGATTTTACAATGTCAAATGTCTTCTTAATCAAATTCAAACCAACCATGTAGTATGCATAatgctttaataaaaaaaaatcatgtgaTACTAACTCTTTTTTAACCAAGAGCAATGCTGCACATGCACAAGTTTTTGGAATATTAATCAAATTCAACGTCGTATTAACTATTTTAACATGTAGCCAAATTGCCTTCATCAATATCTGAATTTTATTTTGGTATAAAAGTCAAGGGcatataagaaagaaaaaaattgaaaaaaaattacacaatATAGCAATATAACACTTTCTACTAAGCAAGTAAATCAGATGAATTCAAAGGAATATATATCATTTGAATAAGTAAACAGACTCTTACCTTTACAATAACGATAGCTATCACTCCAATGATAATAACGAGCAGTAGCATCATAATACACTTGTCAGTAGCAATCTATTGtcaagaaaagcaaagcaaacaaAATGGTTAGTCAATAAATGATTCATATACTATTGTGGGTGAAAAAAAAAGGTTGAATTTTCAGAAATTGACTTGCCTACAAAGTTGCTTGGTCAATTTTGAGGCTCTCTTCATTGAGAAATGAATAGAATCCAACTCCTCAGTGACTTTTCTCATTTATTCTGTCTATTCAGGAGATATTACAGTGTTTAGTAGGTACATATATATTGATTTAATTTGATGTGTGTATTAATAAAGAAGTTAAGCAACATCATAAGTTATACACCTGAGACTTTAGAGTTGCTGTAGTTTCGGTTCCAATATTTATTGTCTCTTGAACAATTTGTTATTAGCAATGAACACACATAAATACCTAGCAACAATGAAATTTTGTAAGGATATTTCAAGAAATATATAGTAACCTTCTTTTCCTTGTCAATAGTTTAGTTTATTTCATCCATCATTTGATGCCCTCTATTAATTAGTTGTTCATTTGTCATTGCTGTAAAGAAACAAATGCATCATCATACATCTTCCACAATCCAACTTAAACAAAAATCATACAACTTAATTAGAAAGCACATTAAACATATTAAGGAGAGATGACATCCTATTTCTATATGGATATATCTATAGCCCTactctctctttctttcccttCATATATCTCTATTTATTATCCATTATGAAATTTATTATTCTAATATAAACCTACCTAAGAAATGAATTACAAAGAGATtattatgatcatcaacaataAATGAAAAGGATAAATTTTTATACAATGAAAAGAAGTGCAtcttttaaaagaatttttgtattcttttttgaggtcaacaaaaattaaaatttttaaaattatatttttattctaaattataattttaaatttcaactcttaaaaatttgatttaaactataaatcttataataaaaaataattagatttaattatgaAAAAAACTCCACATCagagataaaatataataataaataaatttctcaTTAGTCTTGGTCACTTTCCAACTTTCCATCATCATTAATAGTTTGGAGGTCAATATTAAAACCTGaattataatgttatatatttgAGAAAGAGTACATAGCTAGGCTGCTGAGAGCtgataatttatactctttttggcattgtttttagtatgtttttagtatgatttagttagtttttattatatttttattagtttttaaataaaaatcatatttctggacttcactatgagtttgtgtgtttttctgtaatttcatgtattttctggttgaaattgagggagctgagcaaaaatctgattcacgctgaaaaaggactacagatgctgttagattctgacctccctgcacttgaaatggattttccggagctattGGAGTCCAAATAGCGCGctttcaattgtgttggaaagtagacatccagggctttccagaaatatataataatccatacttttctcaaggataaatgacgtaaactggcgttcaacgccagttccatgttgcagtcttgcgtcaaacgccagaaacaggttacaaattggagttgaacgccagaaacaggttacaacctggcgttcaacaccagaaacagcctaggcatgtgagaagcttaagtctcagccccagcacacaccaagtggaccccagaagtggatttctgcaccaattatcttagtttattcattttctgtaaacctaggttactagtttagtatttaaacaacttttagagatttattttgtacctcatgacatttttagatctaaactttgtactctttgatggcatgagtctctaaactccattgttgggggtgaggagctctgcaatgtctcgatgaattaatgcaattatttctgttttccattcaaacacgcttgttcctatctaagatattcattcgcgcttcactatgaagaaggtgatgatctgtgacactcatcaccttcctcaatccatgaacgtgtgcctgacaaccacctccgttctacatcagattgaatgagtatctcttagatttcttaatcagaatcttcgtggtataagctagggttgatggcggcattcatgagaatccggaaagtctaaaccttgtctgtggtattccgagtaggattcaaagattgaatggctgtgacgagcttcaaattcgtGATTAttgagcgtagtgacagacgcaaaaggattaatggatcttatttcgacatgatcgagaaccaacagattattagccgtgctgtgacagagcatttggaccattttcactgagaggatgggaagtagccattgacaacggtgacaccctacatacatcttgccatggaaggagccttgcgtgtgtgaagaggagtacaagagaaaagctgaaattcagatgacaaagcatctccaaaactccaacatattctctattattgcacaataagtatttattttatgcctttttacttttcacaattgaaCTTAcaaaacactgttgttggtatcctgactaagaataataagataaaccatagcttgcttcaagccaacaatctccgtgggattcgacccttactcacgtaaggtattacttggacgacccagtgcacttgctggttagttgtgcgaatttgtgagaaacagtaatattgacattgacatacacattttcgtgcaccaagtttttggcaccgctgccggggattgtttgagtttggacaactgacggtttattttgttgcttagattaggaaaaatttttctttttggtttagagtcttatattattgtttttggttgaaattattttttttaaatccttattttctctttttaaatttttagaattttttttttactaataattgagtttttctgtttgagtttagtgccatgttttaagtttggtgtcaactgcatgtttttatttccctttaaattttcgaattgcatgttctttgttctttcttaatcttcaagttgttcttattttgtgatttttcttgtttttcttatgcattttcgaattattagcatttaaaaaaaagatttatttataccttgttaaaacactttaaatttatagctcaattggctagagcgtggtgcttatgttcttggtaattggctatcatctttttaaaaaaaaaactttttcaaaaataatttttctttgaataaatcttgtgccaaactttaagtttggtgttttcttgttgatttttctttagttttcgaaagttttattttggttttccaaaaattttaagtttggtgttctatcttcatgttcttgttgttcttgtaagtcttcaaagtgttcttgagtcttctttgtgttttgatctaaaaattttaagttttgtgtctttttattgtttttctctttcctcattaaattcaaaaatatctttttcctttattttaattgatttttcgaattttccttttaaaaattcagattttattttaaaattttttttattttatcttatcttagttttaaaatttcaaaattccaaactttttcaaaaaatcatatctttttcaaaatcttatcttatcttatttcaattttcaaatttcaacttccaaaattcaaatttcaaatttcaaaattcaaatttcaaaattcaaatttcaaaatttaaaatttaaaatttaactttcaaatttcaatttttaaatcttttcaaaatttaaatctttttcaaatccttatcttaatattgttgactttttcgaaaattcaaaattgaattttgaaatttcaattttcaaatttcaaatttcaaatttcaaaattaattttcaaatttaaaatttaaatttcaacactttttaatttaaattccttatcttctcttacctagcttatcttatcttttctaatctcaaatcttaaaatcaaatctttttcatatcttttttttcttacaagtatctttaactttaagacatatctttttcaaaacttcctatccaatttctctctcttcattttttcgaaaatcctcacccacattttttttaaatctttttaattaattaatttagttttcaattttcttttatttatttttcttcaaatttttcgaaattatagtcaatttttcatttattttattttattttattttattttaatttcgattttcaaaaaaaataaaaaaataataataaaaataaaaatatattctatttgctattcatatcaattcccttttctccatcatggatctaagtggaaatgaacaatccagaaggactctggggtcatatgccaaccccactactgcttcatatgggtgtagtatctgtataccctccatt
Coding sequences:
- the LOC112732605 gene encoding protein ROH1A, giving the protein MPATTENNHNQGSFLGRISIRRNQVMSMSMDGIHDTECEEMELFQRHVAERFAELLSCTDEPEAFMSIGWLRKLLDEFLCCEAEFKAVILMGRDPFQIAKPPLDKLLPELLDRIIKSLDVCNAVSLGIDSLRNIQRLAEIVLSALDQTLIGDGQVRRAKKALSTLLSAMLHEDKDGGITKGTERNRSFGRRGNKDKDRSAAAPFRSLSWTMPKNWSAAKQIHAMSSNLAAPRGNESSGLALPVFIMNTVLVFILWTLVAALPCQERSGLGTHFQMPRNLSWAQPITALQERISEEWKKKEKKGTVGLLEEMQKMEKIAQWLLDFADSFQFPAEADKLEEVKAQVEELADICRKMEEGLEPLQLQIREVFHRVVRTRTEFLHVLDQAAKLNIPTS